Part of the Amphiura filiformis chromosome 9, Afil_fr2py, whole genome shotgun sequence genome is shown below.
AGCCTTGGCTATGGTGGCACGCTTTAATACTTTACGATTCAGCCAGGTACCTGGATTCAGCAACAAGATGTCATAAgacttaatttattttttatgattAGGACTACGATTAAAAAACCCCAGAAAAAAACAATAATactataaaataatgaaaacattagttttttaaattaaagaaattgtaaacatttttttatcataggcctaggcctaattaaatatcaatttgtaacatACCGGTAGGCCTAATAATATCCTCGCGAACAGcaactttttttgggggggggggttttgCTTTAAGACGAAAATACCTACATTTTTGTCTCTGTTGAAAACGCGTttgttatttctttatttatataCAATATTGCTTTCTCGTATCATTTGATTTTGtgtaataattaataaaataagcAATACCAACCTaatttagcagaaaaatgttaAAATGCGCTTTGCGATTTTGTACTTTAATTAAAAAGCCGCTGCATGCGGTTGGTATAGCTGCGAGACAAAAAGCCTATAGTGAAAATGagttctttttatttttatttggttaaaaaggCAAATATAAATGGCCAAATGATTTAACAAAAAAGTGGGAATATTATTTAACTTTATAACTTAAAGtcgaaaattttaatatttattttatatcatcaTTATTTAACATTGTGATAGTTTCTGTAGAGATCAGTGGTTAAACTTGGTCAACTTTGCACAGTGGTCCTCTGCCATACAGATCGATCTATTTTGGTGCCTCGGGGATACTTGCCTATCGATTGGAATGATCATGCCTTCATGGATCTACGTATTGGTAATGTCATCGGCTTGAACTTTAGGTGGACAATAGAATcaccattgattgacaaggttacccctgcgtcccctagccgcttgtccaattgaccactgaagcatagtcaagcctgtcaGTGTCAAGGACACTCGGTCTTAgcatgaattgaaagaccatgtcactcgccacaaaagaatgtcaaaggtcacccgacaccaatttggtgtacttccgtGCCTCGGAAAATGATGTTTAAGGTTTAGGACTAGCATTGGCTTGCGATTTATTAATTCACTGTCCGTTTCACTAGTCTAAGTCTGCCAATGACAagtttcgaacgtttgaggacttgttcccAAGTGGTAGAACACTCGGTGCAGTGACTACAGGGTTCAGTTTGCAAATATATCTGGTATAATAAAATACTATTAATATTGACAACCTGGGTGACACATTCATAATCATACGTACCATGTCCATTAAGTTGTGttcatatcataattattttgtcaGTTAAAAGTTGTTACAAATGTGTGATTTCCAATCATGTGTAGAACAAAGATTTCTTCCTGCTGACAGATGTGAATGTAAATTAAAACTGGAGTCATATATGCATGATACAAGAAATTCCTGGACATATCTCGAGAGTTACAATTTAAGGAACTGAGCTGAAcataatcactggaattatgaatcCATTCAGTGGAAGTACCTGCATCTCCCATCCCTAAGAAGATAATCACCCAATCACCagagtgcaaggtcttcatcactTTTTTCTGAGATTCAAGGAGAgtatgacagatcatttgccacaagaaagtacaatcataggcaatATACCATACAATTTTGATATTGTAGCAAAATTGATGCAAGtcatcaagtgaagaaggttggtggtaggaatgggACTGTTCTCAGATTGTGCCCTGTactattctcagtttgtcaagctgtcATTGCTGACAGAGGGGCAGATAACTTAAATAACCATATTGCGGTCCAGGCATATAGCCTCCAGTTCTAGTGAAACCTGGAAGTCATAATATCAGGTTTCCTAgagatcaatgctggtgagccttcactgaagagtggtcCGTGGAGCAATCGGAAgatttccattttgttgacatagaagggtTCAATAAAATTGAGATGGATGTATTACGGGAATGCAGGACTATGTTCAAGaatgagatagaaagaatttggctagtactctttcaagtatgTTGTATTGTATGAAAATGATGTACTAATACTTAAGTGCCTGATTTGATTTTTACCAATTATTCAGAATGTAACAAGTGGAATGGTGATTTAACCTGCCTTAAGGAATGTCCCAAAATATTGCGATAACTATCAGCTCACTGTTGTTAACAGCAACTGGAGTCTTACATTGTTGGGTGCATTTTGACATGTCGCCCTTTATGTCAAGGCGGTGGGGTGTTCGTAAATGGGTCAGCATGATAGAGTGTCCCTCCCATGGGATGAGTTAAATGCAAGCTATTATTTGCAGATTTATTATGCTAATACTGCAAGTTTACTATCCTTGTTATATTTCAGCACATAGCTTGTAAACATGAAGAAAGTGATAATTACTGGGGCATCTGGCATGCTTGGTAGAGCATTGGTAGCTGAATTCACCAAGCAGTCATGGGATGTTTTAGGACTAGCTTATTCCAGAGCAGAAGGTGCTTTGAAAAAAGTAGATTTAAGAGATGGCGAGGCTGTTAGGAATGTCTTTAAAGAGTTCAAGGTAAGAACAAACTGAAATATGTTGCTGTGCTtatgggctggggtatgaacgtttggacagtatttattttgggacattagagcacatcagacatatcgaattgcattctgaatactgaagaatgtcattctgatatcaaataattttgatttttgaaattcgcaatttaatacacattttatggcaaatcattgaaaattgatatttttgatatttaacagtacttgaagtaaactttataaatctgatgatttatacttgaaaagtatgtaggtgggatgaaaagccgacgatcaattgaaaattttgacctttcagtattgaagatatggatttttttcccaaaacaccaaaaaaaattaggtctttttgggaaaaaatccatatcttcaatatgaaaggtcaaaattttcaattgaccgtcggctttttcctccgtgctacatacactttaagaatatatcattagatttatatgatttatttcgaggactgttatatatcaaaaatttgaaaaatatcaaatttttataatttgtcataaaatttgtattatattgtgattttcaaaaaatgaaaattattttatatcagaaagacatgtcccaaaataaatactgtccaaatgttcataccccagcccttaatgtgaaTAGCAGGGCTACAAAATCCACAGTGCTGTGGTACCAGCAGTGCCAGAAAAAAATTCagagttgcagaaaaaaatcatgatggaggtgaaaaaataaatatattctaAAGATCTCACTATATTTCTGTGGCTCTGAAAATTTTCTTGGAACGCCATCACTGTTACTGTTAAAATCACGAAAGTCATGCCTTATCAATGTAAATCAAGTATGCAGAATTCTGCAGTGGGCCCACCAGTTTAGGCTCACACTACTCGCTTGCAGAAAAATTGCCACATCAGATCACGGTGccagaaagaaaaatatttttctctGCCGTTGTGAACAGTGTACTCTtccatttgcccccccccctttgccccatctttgcccaccctctgaaaaactgctggctatgccactgctgttAACTCACAAATACAATTTGCTTCCAATGGAATAATACTTTTGAGTTTGGTTCTGATATATAGTAATAATTTGAACTCCAAAGTTGATTCAACTTCAATCAGTACTTACCCATTGCTTTGTGAATTATATTTTCAATGTCCTCCTCTCTTGATAATCCACATAGTTTAATGTAAAGTAATTTCTTCTTGATAGCCAGCAGTTGTGGTGCATGCAGCGGTTGAAAGGAAACCAGACGTGGTGGAGAAtcaagaagaagaagcaaggAAAATCAATGTGACAGCTACAGAGACAGTTGCAAAAACTTGTggtaattttgaaagttttgactaATCATTGGGTTTTATCCACTTGTGAGAGTATGCACAATGCATAAataaatatctaggacctgtttttgttttttttttttttttttaattttgaccaactttgagaaatttgcaacaaaaatagccaaaaaaaatttaaattttcaaaaaaatcttaaaatagcctgattttgaggattttttaaaaagatcataaaaaagccaaattttcacccaaattttaaatatttttggtgtatttgatCAAGTTTCCATTTTGGAATTTTctcccaaaatgagcatttttgcccaaatttgacctcacagatgaatttatcaggtctttgctattctaaatatgtatacttttatatacttttgaccaaaaattgagcaggtatgaggcccaaaagtttcaataattccaggggtaagaccacccttaatgtgGAATTCTATGGGTCTTCTGAATATGAAATTGTGTCAAGTGTGCACAACTTatttggccaattccatgccatAAGTTTGGACATGTGTGAATTTTGCCATTTACCATATTTATTCCATAAACCGCCCAGGGTGCTTATtttaaagtcattttgggtgggcactttgaaattcttaatttcatgatatttgactgtgggactaagtggactttcaaatccttgatagAACTTATTAAAAAAgaagtttatttaatcaataaataacagttggaactatgataatccctattcaatcctgtgtaaggcaggaaactaattggcccattactcagaatagcaatttggcaaaaatatcaaggtctcatttacaaaattatccatatcttcaaaagtattgatgctatttaggtaattttggtatcattttaaagcttattgtctcatgcatacatttgtattcaaatcatgaaatgtcgaaaaacttgttcctggtttgtcagagcgggtcacatataagatcatacattatagctttaatgGTTTCCAGTTTTATAGCAACAACTAAGGACCGTCGAtgttaggatttaaaaaaatcgatatatcggtcactcattatcgataataatcgataaatcgattttcctcccaattttagtgACCTGAAAATTCAAGTCACTAAGCTTCTAAAATTTGAATTAGGCATATGGAAATGTATTAGAAACTTTTAAAATAACACTTATTGATTCTAGaagtttttacatttcaaaacacGTCTGTACTGACATAATTGCGGCAGTTAACACACTGCTTACGCccgatttttggatttttttttcattatcggcaactccgatatatcgattttcttcgaaagtgatatcggcgatattgatattattggatagccgattttttgattattatcgattcATCGACGGTCCTTAGCAACAACAACACATTCATTTGGCCATTTTGTTAATAATCTCCTTTATTCACTTTATCATCAGCTGAGATAGGCGCCTTCCTGGTATTCTTTAGTACTGACTATGTCTTTGACGGTACCAAGCCTCCGTACAAACCAGGAGATGCACCAAATCCACTCAACAAATATGGAATTCAGAAAGTGGAAGGAGAGAAAGTAGTGCAAGCTACCCAACCAAGTAAGTCCTCTGGAAATGGTGCTGTCTGATGGTTTGTTTGTACATGTTAATGTTTGTTTGGTTAAATTAAAACTTTTAGGACGGGGTCTCCTTTTCAGTCCAAAACACTGTCAATCCGAACCCCCATCAGTCCGAAAACCtgttagggttatagggtttgagttagggttaaccctaaccctaacaggtTTTCAGACTGACGGGCGTTCGGATtgatggtgtttcggactgatgAGCTGTCCCCATTAGGCCTCTCAGTTTGTATATAGTAATATAAGTTGCAACCCATATCAGAAGGATTGTTAGTATATCAGAAGGATTGGTATACATTTGTtcattatatttatttaaaagcctgcttcttccaaacatACAATCTTTATGGGTAGCGTACCAAGCAGTCATCATAGGCACATTTCTGGAAGCTTTTGATGCACAAAATTTGGTTGATTCAGAATATCATGCACCACCAGCTGctggggagaggccaaaatatgcagtgcatcatgggaaatagTTAGCATTCAAATCCTGTGTAATACGAatacaaccagagaagatatacACAGGTCACCTTGGTCTGgagcggacattttaaaaatgaatttagaagagcagcaacgacatcacttgcatttcattccagatgttaaatctacatcatatgcaaaatttgaggaaattcgcacaagtccgttttattttagggccatttgtctatataactggtctttacaaaGTCATGTAgctctatggagagagtgcccgttgagggcgctataacccccattttaggaacaaaaatgtgattttaaaaatcgtgcgaattttctaaaattttcagagtatgtagtatgaacatgtagttgccctacctgctcttctccgaaaaaatataaagtcctatacctcaatgataatgaaacctaggtgaggtacataattatgtcattgtgtgtttaaatgtcaatataatgataTAACACATGAATGCACACTAAAAACAATGATAGTAGATACATTGATCACATGGAATCCTTTGTGgaactgttttcaacattattatactCGCTTGAAAATTCAATGGTGGCTATATAGAATGGTGATGTCGACCATGGAGGTTAAAAATTGGACTGGCAATATAGTAGCTGCTGGTGGCACATTATATTGTGAATTGCATGAAGTACCATTTAATAATGACATTCCTACCAAACTGTGGGTCAACTATCCCTGCAAAATCTCTGAATACCACTTTAAGACACCATCAACGATATTACCGAAGcggccctcaggaaaatagtagtATATAGGTCACTACAGGCAATGTTGTATCTTGTCTGCCATTTTGCTAAACATGGATTCGTTGTAAGTTTCTTTATGAGATCAGGTGTGCAActttcatattgggctattccatttaatatccacactccccctgttgaagatttagcttaagtctgccacagagggagtatgagtttagaTTAGAATAGACAAATCGGGTAACtgttacttccatttgaaatactcactccagttgtagaagatataggtaaagccataatacagaggagtatggttttcaaaattaataaccctgaccaattacatttaaaaaacatactccccctatggaagatatttccaaaatcttccacaggggtagtgtggatttcaactggaatagcccattgatttaGAGCACATGGAAATCTTATCCTTGTCAAATTCCCATTGCTTCCACTTGATCTAGTTTATGGTTTAATTGGTTTAATATGCATGTGCAGTAATCAGCTGGGTGTCTGATGCATTTATACATGTGGGTCCAAAAGTTGAGTTTGGAAGGAAGTTGTATTCCTCTAATTGTACTTCAGTACCACTAATTACATACTTCACTACTAACATACTTCCATAAGGGTTGTTTAcataataaagggttcacaatCACAAGTTCTATGTTCCCCTTAAGACTGTTTAGAATAACACATTGTAACACATTGTATTTGACACAGTTGGTCTAATTTACAATGTCACACATCATTGTGTTTGGTCACAAAAATGGCTCATTTTAAAGTACGAAATGATGCACTTTGGTCCATTCAACTCTTAGACTTCTCCAAAATCCACTTGCTCGTTGCGaatatactctggctattacatttaagcataacactctgatttgtattgatttgtgcgcaattgatagattttcacacctgatcttttcagtcaccgtattccctctgtttgttagtttcccaagtggactacttactttggattgcggttaacttGCTTAACAtggttgtctatggatgagattgtcggatttctggcttACTAAAAtttgccatgatgtaatgcatctttaaatggatctggcttgtgatctCATTATGGTTTTTAAACCATATTGAGATCTGGGCGACCACCCATAATGAGATCTggacgaccaatcacaagccagatccattggtagattaaaaaatttcaagatgtgcttataattatacaaaattacaCACTTGTGGGATGCACTAGTTGCTTCAGTGGTATACCCAGGTTTTCTAAAGTGGGGGGCATGGATCTCGATTCCCAGACAGCTTAAGAATCTAAAAAGACAGGCCTAAGACaaaagaaaatcaaattcttattaactattcataacctcattaatatatgggAAGCCTgcaatccaatcaaaagaaattgattgcctgaccgccaACTATTGGGAgatcattaataactcacaatgactcggacgtaacaatgacttctgcgctcaggcgtgcgtgtataagctacaGCGTTATGGCAACGCCACGCCCACGCGATGtcgtcgcgcttctgtgattggtagctcttgttgtctgcgcgaatgttatattcacctggttgatttttttgtagggtaggttacaaaaatgattaaaactggttatatttaacagcgttttatggcataaaataacataaaataccattttgatttgttcaaaatattagatacgacggtaatgaatgacaataataactttgcaccatctattttgaggtcattgtgtgaaatcggagggttttgttttgggccttggtatttttccgagggagcgggTAATTTTAACCATGGTGCTATTGCCAATTGCACCCCTTCTAGAGTAGCGGCAGCCCTGTCCATAATTGGTAGCCCATATATTTGCCCTAGAATATGTGCATTTCCActgactgactgacaaaagtAGGAGGCCATGTAGATTTCTCCCTACTGGGTGAACTTTCCCCTGACTGAGCTTGTCTGAATGATAAAAATTGGGGTtgctttcaaatgtaattttgtgTCTAGGAATTATATATAGGAAGAGTAATATCTGTTTAGTATCTGCTCTAGTACCTACCATTTGTACACACATTAATATGATGGACTTTGCATTTCAGATTCTGCCATTTTGAGAGTACCAATCCTCTATGGGCAGGTGGAATTCCTGAAAGAATCGGCTGTCACCGTCCTGGCTGAAGCACTACTAGATACCAGCAAACAGGCTAAAATGTGTGATTATCAAATACGCTTTCCTACATATACCAAAGACTTGGCTGTTGTATGTAGACAACTGGCTGAGAAACATCTACAGGTAgctattattattttaaacatcATAAACCTGTAACACACCTTTGATAAAAGTTACGAAGTGCAAAGGTGCTGGACAATTCATTAGGCTTTGTCAGTGAAAAGCATCCCCCATGGATCGAaaacatcaccttaatctcccacatagtccgacgagtaggacctttcttttcttatttaccagactatgttcagctcagactatgaccactatcacatatggcgcaagaaagacgaatgttgtcatttgacgtcacaccgacttgcaatgcccagaaacgatgttcgctaaaggatgtgcgcatcggcgcagatcggtgtgaggtgggatttaccaaaaaggtcaatttttcatgtgcACCACACTTTGGTTACTCAATGCAGTGCCTATTTCTATTTTGAAAGTTGGTTTTTAGTAGGCTGCAAATTAAGGATTCTGAAGCCTGTGAAGGGCACCCATTTCaaggcaattttgaaagggcacatctattacgtgcccctatgacgctacgccactgatttcatTTTGCATAAAACTGAATTGTGAATTTGTAGCATATGAAATATTGAATCAaagaatattaatttttaaattttatttttttaggatCCAACAATTAAAGGACTCTTCCATTGGAGTAGCACAGAACGGATGACCAAATACAGTATGGTTACTGTCATCGCTGACATCTTTGGATTGTCACATGACCACTTGATAGCCAATAAGGAACCACCTACTGGAACACCTAGACCCTATAACTGCCAGTTAGATACGTCGGCATTAGAAGCATTTGGTATTATAGGTCAGAGGACCCCATATAGAGATGGAATAAAGGAGTGTCTGGAACCATACATGAAGAAGTAAATGCATGGTAAAAGTAGGATTTACTGTAATCATCCGATTATAGTCCCACTGGATTTTAGTTGGAAAAAAGTCTGAAAAGGGGGATGAGGTTATGATTGTATCCAATCTGAATCAGAATTCAGAAATCCCATCCACAAACTAACAGTATGAAGCACACATTATATAGAGTAGTCGCAGTTTTCTTAAGCTTACGAgttaatgatatttttatgacccTCCATCTTTGCAGACATAAATGCATATTGTGTATGTTTATAAACAATTCCTTTATACAATGTGCTTTATTTTCCAGCATTCTCTTGGacgggttgttccatctattacacttacccatttctcacatcTGTCAAAGAGGACACCCTTGCGAAATCCCATTAGTTTGTACAGTGCCTCTTAGTTCAagtcaatattttctgcataaaaATACCAATTTGGCTTTTCTTTTATAACTATTAGAAGTTGATTCCCTGATAAaaatcaaacttttggaattatttcaccaagaggtatttattttatggcatgttttctGTTTTCCCCCATTGAATGCAACAGTAAGCTTCCCCTTCATGTAAGTGTGCACAAGATGGAACAGTGAAAAGACACTAGTGTGATGAAGCAATCTATTGTaaaggaacaacccaaaagttcgatgaagccctataaacgaaagtcctttcgttagaaggctagcccctcccccctcccctctaacgtaagtgtcaaatattgaaaattccaaccggTATTCATAGGATACAGGGGCCGTCGCTATGGTGCATGGAGTTGTGCATGGAAGGGTATGACAATGCTAGATATTGTTCACGTTTACGGAAGAAacaaatattgtatttatttaaaatatttttcttcatagaTTTTTGGTACgaaaaaaattaggacttgctggattttcaaataaaaaataatcaaagtGTGGtatacagctgctttaaaaatgaacttacaagttgcaggttgcgagtaccgTGCTCTTTATTGAttagaaatcattttgaagcaaccacagtaaaatgacaatattgtacttctgaaaatactaaaatttgaaaatgatatattaaatccttaaaaatagatcaactttgaccgatgttttaactactttttacaaactaattggactttttgaccccctccctccctaacgaaaggacttacgtttatagggcttcgtcgaacttttgggttgttccctaagtgATGTCATGCCAACCGACCAATATGACAATAACTGATTCTTAACTATCGGTCCAATCTGTGGTAGTGAGTTTTCCCAAATTTATCATGGGATTATAATTAGTGGATCCTGGGTTTCTCTATTGGAAGTCAATTTGTACCGAAATTCTTTCCTACAATACAATAtccatattgcataacaaaggggATAGATTATCCTCCGGGCTTTATATATTATTACTGCCTATTACCTTTTGGGAGTGAATTTCAGTACAAACTGACTTTCAGTAGAGAAACCCAGgatttttccaaatgtgtgtatatttttttcaagattAAGAGGTGTAACGATTAATCGGACATAATCGGATGATTCCATGTGGTGGTTTTCTCATAATGACAAATCCCAGGTAATTATAAACTGTCCCATTGTAttataatggactattccatttaaaatccacaatacccctgtggacgattttgggaatatctctacagggagagtatgaatttcaaatgaaatgaacacattaggcatttgaaattcatacgccccctgtggaagatatttcccaaatcttccacaggagtagtgtggatcttaaatggaatagcccaatatctatAGAGCAAGAGAGAatcatatatatattgtgtaaagTTAATATGGGATGGTTTATATTCATCTGGTATTCATCACTTTGCAGAAATCTCAATGATATGGAATATGCAGGTATGtaagttttcaggcttttgcctgaattcaggcttttttgttgtccagattttatgttatttcttttattttcagcctgttttacaGCCATTCTGGTCGTTCTCACACCatttttcaggctttttgtcaAATGTGGACTTGCATCCCTGAGGCTGACACAATGTAAGTTGGGGTGTGGCTGCAAGATTATACTACTGGTACAAAAAGAACTGCCATGTACATTGCAATTTACTTACATTTTTCTATGCAGCTCTCTCTCAATTTACAGTGTGGAATTCTATATAAATAACTCTTACAAGTGGTGTTAATTTCAGTATTATTGCAATATTGGTAATGGTGATAATGCTAAGGCATATTATGTATAATTTGTGCATGAAAATAATGTGATGGGTTTCTTTTCAAAAACCTGCATTGCGATTTTACTGCGGAGGGTTGTAACATATTGTAACGTGTGAGAGAAAAATGGTATACCTTACAGCTTTTGTAAATtctaaaatgtaattttgaatTACAAGCTGAACAAGATGCATAGCCATTAATCTCTAAACTCTACCTATAGACCCACCTGTTCCATTATAATGCAAGGGATGTTTAGGTATCAGTTCATAGATATCATGCAAGCTGGTACCTCAACATccctctcactcaagtggaacAGGCTGAGTTCTTGAGTGAATGGAtaccaaacaaacacaaaattgttttaaaaatgttacaaatgtgttataaatgtgttttggttttggtcaacaCGTTTTCAATTAATGTTGGGTTATATGAATAATTTTATCAGTTTATTTTCCATCACTCTATGATTCGCATTATAAAATATGGGGATTTATTCAATTTTCTATTTCAAGCAAATTTTATATTTGGGCATTCTCTCCAGTTAAAAGATCCTTAATGACCCTATGCTGGCCAGGCACTAtagattcccagcaaacacaaaatgttttcggcatcattcgtaaaaggttagaaaagattgccagaaaacatttaaatgttgggttatataaagggtatataaagggcataaaacgtttttttaataactaactgcaaatattctaacataatattatgtaagtgttggcaaaatgtttgcaaaaaatattttacaaaaacattttgaaaacattttagaaatatttggtagtgtgttttcatacaaaacctttatataacccgacatttaatgttatcaaaacgtttttaccaggACCAacccccaaaatataacctgtttaaaacgtttgaaaaaacgttttttgtttgctaGGTTATCATGAAAAGTGCCTGGATTTGTatgaatttaaattaaattttcttgATTAAAATACTTGAATACCCAGCAACcactaaaatatttttaaaatgtgtcctAAACATGTTTTGGGTTTAGTC
Proteins encoded:
- the LOC140160752 gene encoding methionine adenosyltransferase 2 subunit beta-like → MKKVIITGASGMLGRALVAEFTKQSWDVLGLAYSRAEGALKKVDLRDGEAVRNVFKEFKPAVVVHAAVERKPDVVENQEEEARKINVTATETVAKTCAEIGAFLVFFSTDYVFDGTKPPYKPGDAPNPLNKYGIQKVEGEKVVQATQPNSAILRVPILYGQVEFLKESAVTVLAEALLDTSKQAKMCDYQIRFPTYTKDLAVVCRQLAEKHLQDPTIKGLFHWSSTERMTKYSMVTVIADIFGLSHDHLIANKEPPTGTPRPYNCQLDTSALEAFGIIGQRTPYRDGIKECLEPYMKK